From Rhinoraja longicauda isolate Sanriku21f chromosome 24, sRhiLon1.1, whole genome shotgun sequence, one genomic window encodes:
- the LOC144605193 gene encoding interleukin-10-like — MKCVTALFCTLISIQCCCCRPRQRGQTCFNYAVFPAHIQELRTSYHQVKTYFQNKDDNLKISLLRDRDMPKFKDNHSCQFLKEMLNFYLTDVLPAAKTHSRITNMAVSKIANALQELHNNVQKCHLSFNCDPCSCNHSPHFRNIQRTFKQLQVKGVYKAMSELNILIDWIGNYINAKRNSS, encoded by the exons ATGAAGTGTGTGACAGCCTTGTTCTGCACGCTGATCAGCATTCAGTGTTGTTGCTGCCGACCTCGGCAACGCGGCCAGACCTGCTTCAACTACGCTGTCTTCCCAGCCCACATCCAGGAGCTCCGAACGTCGTATCACCAAGTAAAGACTTACTTT CAAAATAAAGATGACAATCTGAAGATCTCACTGCTGAGGGACCGAGACATGCCAAAGTTCAAG GACAACCACAGTTGCCAGTTCCTGAAGGAAATGCTGAACTTCTACCTGACGGATGTGTTACCCGCAGCCAAGACACACAGCAGAATCACCAACATGGCCGTCAGTAAAATCGCCAACGCCTTGCAAGAGCTGCACAACAATGTACAGAAATGT CATTTGTCCTTCAACTGTGATCCTTGCAGCTGCAACCACAGTCCACACTTCCGGAACATTCAGAGGACGTTCAAGCAG TTACAGGTGAAAGGTGTGTACAAAGCCATGAGTGAACTCAACATCCTCATCGACTGGATTGGGAACTACATCAACGCGAAAAGAAACAGCTCCTGA